The nucleotide window ACGCCTCCAAGTCCAACAATCCACTTTCCCTTGGCGCCATCTGCTTCTCACCCAGAACCTTTGCCTTTTTCCACGAGCGGACAAATACTCCACCGCCAATCCCAACGCACCACGCGGACCCAATCACTTTCCACTCGTCCCTCTCCTCCCCTACCCCATCCCCACGTCATCAACAAGAAAAAGCTACGCCCCCAGTCCACTCAGATCCTTCCACGTGGACCCCCTTCCCCGGCCCACGTTAGCGACAGTACTCAGTAGGCAGCAGCTACTGTCGAGGATGTTGAGACTTTAGACGGAGATTTCGATTTTCAAACCATCAACTGCCAGCCACTCCAGACGACATTTCCAAAGCGccgttttgaaaaaaaagcGTTATATTCCAACACCAATCCACTCCGTCGGATTTAAATCCAACGGCCCACATTACTCCTCTACTTTTACATAAATACCCTTCCCTCCTCAAACGCCTCCATTTTCGACAcatgcttcttcttctctgagCTCCCGCCGCAGCAGATCCCAGCCCCTTCCCGAAAATGGCGTCGCTCGCCCTCACCACCACTCTCTCCCCCACCCTCCACTCTCTCAGATCCCACGCTTCCTTCCCAAAAGCGCTACTTCTAAAACCGTTTTCAGTCTCCCAAACCCGCCGAAACTCCCTTAAAACCGCCGCTCTCGGTCTCGGTTTCAACAAAACCCTCATTTCCTCCCCCAAACTCGCAAATTTAACCCGTGACTTTTCTCCCCCCCGCCGTGGCCTCTCCGTCAAGGCCGCTGCGACAACCGGCGGCTCTTCGATCACTCCGGCGGCCAAGGAACCATGGCAAGGCGCTGCCATGAAGCCCTTGCTCGCGTCCATTGCGACGGGCGTAATCCTCTGGTTCGTGCCCACTCCTGCCGGCGTCACCAAGAATGCGTGGCAGCTTCTAGCGATTTTCCTCGCCACCATCGTCGGCATCATCACCCAGCCCTTGCCTCTCGGAGCCGTCGCCTTGCTCGGCCTCGGCGCCTCCGTCCTTACTAAGACGCTGACTTTCGCGGCGGCCTTCTCCGCCTTCGGAGATCCAATCCCCTGGCTCATCGCCCTCGCCTTCTTCTTCGCCCGGGGTTTCATCAAGACCGGCCTCGGAAATCGAATCGCTTACCAGTTCGTCTCTCTCTTCGGTAGTTCCTCTCTGGGGTTAGGGTACAGTCTGGTCTTCAGTGAAGCCCTGTTGGCTCCGGCGATCCCATCCGTCTCGGCCCGAGCCGGAGGAATTTTCTTGCCGTTGGTGAAGTCGCTCTGCGTCGCGTGCGGTAGCAATGTCGGGGACGGGACAGAGGGAAAGTTGGGGTCGTGGTTGATGCTGACGTGTTTCCAGACTTCGGTGATTTCGTCGGCCATGTTCTTGACGGCCATGGCTGCTAACCCGTTGAGCGCCAACTTGACTTTCAACACGATTAAGCAGACGATTGGGTGGACGGATTGGGCTAAAGCTGCAATTGTGCCTGGTTTGGTGTCGTTGATTGTGGTGCCGCTGTTGTTGTATGTGATTTACCCCCCGGAGGTGAAGAGCAGCCCCGACGCGCCCAAGCTTGCCAGGGAGAGGCTGGAGAAGATGGGCCCCATGTCCAACAAAGAGATTATAATGGCTGGCACTCTGCTTCTTACGGTACGCATTTCTTTTTAGTTGCTAATGCAATAATTAGTCAAATGTAGTTAGAAGTTTCTGCGTTTTTTAATTTGGTCTTGCTTAGAAGTTTCTTGATAAGCTAAATTTGACAATGATTAGTGAACTTAGTTTTTTGATTATTTCCAATGAGTATTTGAGGCGTTGAAGTGTGTACAAGACTTGTTTGTTGTCGTGTTTTACATAGAGCTTCACTGATCTGCAAAAATTGAAGGGCGAtcattttttggtttcttcttgTAAAAAATTGTGTGTCTTGACTTAAGCTTTTCTggttgtaaaatataaattaataagtGGAGCTTGTTGAAGAGCCACACcctgttatttttaaaagaagctgTAATCAGTTTATGGTTTGAATAATTGCAAGAATTTAATTTGTTATCAGTGCCATTCATCCTCTTTCGAAAATTTAAACTGAATGTTCTAAGTCTCTGTTTATTGCCTACCGTTTTTGAATTTGCACGTTCCtcagaaaatttaatttatccGTCATGAAATGCTGTCGGTAATTGTTCCTTTTCCATTTCTTGCATCAAAATCCTGTTCTCTATGATGCTATATACAAGCATTACAATTTATTGCTAATAAACTAGAAATGGCTCTTCTCTTGGTGGTAGTCCCATTTGACATGATATATTCATTCAGCGCATGAAAATTTGACTCGTCTACTTTCAGTTTTTGTTGTGAGGTAGCATTGAGTCAATTGGTCCTGAAGTAACCAAATGTTATGTTGTATGATaattttactggcaaggttccCTTCATCATCGTTTATCTTTGTTGATGATATTCTGCAGTAACTGAAGTTTATCATGCATTATTAAGGATTGTGAATGTGTTTCCTGATAGGGTTTGTTTGGAGAATTGTATTTTATGGGGTTGTAGGTTTTAAGTTTCTCGAATTATCTACCAACTCAGGGTGTTGGGTGGGAACTCTTGTAGGCTGTTCCTTGCAGCTTCCTTCTTAGGCAACATCCCTCTTCAGTTTAGGACACTGTTAAAGCTCGTGTCAAGATAGGTGCTCCTATTGGAAAGGTTAATACTTATGATTGAAGGATAAAGTCACCTTTCTAAGCAACCGTGTTTCTAACTAACCAACTAATTCTCCCCTTTTCATCTTGCTCCTCCTCTAGTGGTTGTATAGGCGAGTAAAAAGTGACGAAGTATAGTTACAAGCTTCATATTACTTACTGAATGCAATGAAGTATTTCTTAAAAGATTATTGAGATTTCCTGTACTGTAAAGTTTAAAACCAGCATAGGATAGGAAATGTGAAGGATCCAAAAATGCAAAAGAGATTATGAATAATATATGATTTGCTCAATGGACTGAAGTGTTTATaggaaaatattgaaattgcCTGCACTGGTAGATGTTAACACCTGCCATTAAATTTTCATGGTGTATGTTTTCAGAGTTTAGCATTTACCGTATGACATTTGCAACTGGATGGATAGGGGTCATAACTACACTTTTAATTCTCCTACCCCATGCTGATTGTTGTAGCAGCCTAAGGCTTGAAAATACTATTGTAATAACTCAGTTGATGCTGTAAAACTATTTCCCTTTACTGACACTTGTACACAAATGTCTGATGCTGTTTCTGTGGATGCATCTATATTGTCacttgaaaatatatatgctcATAGTTTACCTCCTTTTTCTCTGTGATATATCAGGTTGGGCTTTGGATTTTTGGAGGAGTTTTGAATGTAGATGCAGTTACTGCTGCCATTCTTGGATTATCTGTTCTCCTTGTTACTGGTGTTATTACATGGAAGGAGTGCTTAGCTGAATCAGTTGCTTGGGACACACTTACTTGGTTTGCTGCACTCATTGCAATGGCTGGGTATCTCAACAAATACGGTCTTATCTCCTGGTTTAGTCAAACTGTCGTTAAggtttgtcttctttttctcttactGGTCACCTAGATGTGCATGCTTATAAATGTAGGTTGGCAGTTTAGATGagcattacatttttttttctttgtttctatgGTGAAAAACTTTTAGTACACTCTGACCTTACTCGCATAAAAGTGGGTTCATCCTCACTTAATTTATGGTCCTTTCATAGTTATCATTTGTATGTATTTCAGGACCTTAATGAATCTTCTGCCTTATGTTGTTAAGTGCAGTGTTTTACTTTTGGTTGTCAGCGTCACTAACAACTATTCTGCTCTTTTTACAGTTTGTTGGCGGATTGGGTCTTTCATGGCAGCTGTCTTTTGGCATTCTGGTTCTTCTCTATTTCTACTCCCACTACTTCTTTGCCAGCGGGGCTGCTCATATTGGTGCAATGTTTACAGCATTCTTGTCTGTTGCTAGTGCTCTTGGTACTCCACCATACTTTGGAGCGATGGTGCTTGCATTCCTCTCCAACCTCATGGGTGGCCTTACCCACTATGGTATTGGGTCGGCACCTGTTTTCTACGGCGCTAACTATGTTCCGCTTGGCAAGTGGTGGGGCTATGGATTCCTTGTCTCCGTCgtcaatattattatttggcTAGGAGTTGGAGGGGTTTGGTGGAAGTTCATCGGCTTGTGGTAAAGGGAGTTGGCCGTGAAAATCTGCCGACTAAAAATCCGGCACTGTTTCTGATTACACTCAGATGCTGTTTCACTTCTCTGCTGAGGCACGCTATTGATCTTTCCCTTTAATTCTTTCGCATGGAAATAATCTTTGGTCATTTCAGGGAGACCTTTTGGGTGAAATTTGGTATACATAGGAGGTCTATTTTTGAGCAGAAATTAGATAATGTACCCCCAAATTTTGATGTAGCATTACAGGTGTTGTCTTCAATTCATGATCACCATTTGTTGTATGCTTGTTGAATCTACCCTTATCTTGTGCCACATTTATTTTCTCAGTGGTGTACCAAGAACAACACAAGGGCTCCTCACTTCACCATTCTACTTTTTACATTGTTAGATTCGATTAGTAGGTTTTGAGTGCTTGGGCTACATATAATTGGTTGAATATTCCATTACACATTATCTTTTTGGCATTTGTAGTGACTCTGCAGTGGGCTCTTGAATATTACAT belongs to Prunus persica cultivar Lovell chromosome G4, Prunus_persica_NCBIv2, whole genome shotgun sequence and includes:
- the LOC18781483 gene encoding dicarboxylate transporter 1, chloroplastic, which encodes MASLALTTTLSPTLHSLRSHASFPKALLLKPFSVSQTRRNSLKTAALGLGFNKTLISSPKLANLTRDFSPPRRGLSVKAAATTGGSSITPAAKEPWQGAAMKPLLASIATGVILWFVPTPAGVTKNAWQLLAIFLATIVGIITQPLPLGAVALLGLGASVLTKTLTFAAAFSAFGDPIPWLIALAFFFARGFIKTGLGNRIAYQFVSLFGSSSLGLGYSLVFSEALLAPAIPSVSARAGGIFLPLVKSLCVACGSNVGDGTEGKLGSWLMLTCFQTSVISSAMFLTAMAANPLSANLTFNTIKQTIGWTDWAKAAIVPGLVSLIVVPLLLYVIYPPEVKSSPDAPKLARERLEKMGPMSNKEIIMAGTLLLTVGLWIFGGVLNVDAVTAAILGLSVLLVTGVITWKECLAESVAWDTLTWFAALIAMAGYLNKYGLISWFSQTVVKFVGGLGLSWQLSFGILVLLYFYSHYFFASGAAHIGAMFTAFLSVASALGTPPYFGAMVLAFLSNLMGGLTHYGIGSAPVFYGANYVPLGKWWGYGFLVSVVNIIIWLGVGGVWWKFIGLW